Proteins encoded by one window of Salvia splendens isolate huo1 chromosome 7, SspV2, whole genome shotgun sequence:
- the LOC121811452 gene encoding uncharacterized protein LOC121811452 isoform X1, protein MSTSANEDRELRKTENMEESDPMTIEFLRARLLSERSVSKTARERAHELANRVAELEEQLKFVSLQREKAEKATSDILVVLKKHEIGDVSVEFDSSSEQEENSQDFEVRNGPLTTGEASTNLKSRNNEMEAYTSSEIESSPSTGRSLSWKSTRDSQHSVEKKKHIDPVRRRACFSSNGSSSRSGKSCRRIRRRHTRSVEELQNDGTEKTTHSKGSSNGSDGEAIASPETSGYANGENPPEKTVSGKSNGTQKVNGHHFGVPEKDKDMESALLHQAQLICRYEEEENAQREWEEKFRENNNGTQDSCDPGIHSDVTEERYETKSLEPPGAAATLDSDDQEVKQQAAEPPQNSKGSPPAADDEKGSLRDDKHNTSIAAPESSASEFSFPKTEKSLEDFSGRAADEASRHRSRQYMSTEQVPEKTSQPYAGKNVPLSGASSSFDLAVVPQETSTSLGSVLEALQRAKLSLNEKLSSSHQVAERMSGRVIQPPNAYTNTMNGFQIPFATPGLFRLPTDYQFEPTARVNPGIGPQLIFANFTEPYVEPRSDVSRDLHRMYTAPSRSFTPEIRSTAAPPHRFLSQPRLGGGDPSPSTSTNHLDPRVPPPQELYPFFPYTNISSNKEEISRTSLNSEKGLPPFIRLSP, encoded by the exons ATGTCAACTTCTGCAAATGAAGATCGGGAGCTGAG GAAAACTGAGAACATGGAAGAATCAGATCCAATGACAATCGAATTTCTACGAGCAAGGCTGTTATCTGAAAGATCTGTCTCAAAAACAGCAAGGGAAAGAGCTCATGAGCTGGCTAATAGG GTGGCAGAACTCGAAGAACAGCTAAAGTTTGTTTCGCTTCAGAGAGAAAAGGCTGAAAAGGCGACATCAGATATTCTTGTGGTTCTGAAAAAACATGAAATAGGTGATGTATCTGTAGAATTCGATTCATCATCCGAGCAGGAGGAAAACTCACAGGACTTTGAAGTTCGCAATGGTCCTTTGACGACAGGAGAAGCTTCAACCAACTTGAAATCAAGAAATAACGAGATGGAGGCGTATACCAGTTCTGAAATTGAATCTTCTCCATCAACTGGTAGAAGCTTGTCCTGGAAAAGTACTCGAGATTCTCAGCATTCCGTTGAAAAGAAGAAACACATAGATCCCGTCAGAAGAAGAGCTTGTTTTTCATCTAACGGTTCGTCATCAAGGAGTGGAAAATCATGTCGTAGGATAAGGCGCAGACACACAAG ATCAGTAGAAGAGTTGCAGAATGACGGGACTGAGAAGACCACGCACTCCAAAGGCTCATCAAACGGTTCTGATGGCGAGGCCATTGCATCGCCAGAAACTTCTGGGTACGCTAATGGGGAAAACCCTCCGGAAAAAACAGTTTCCGGAAAAAGTAATGGAACCCAAAAAGTTAATGGCCACCATTTTGGTGTACCGGAAAAGGACAAAGACATGGAAAGTGCACTGTTGCATCAGGCGCAGCTCATTTGCCGATACGAAGAGGAGGAGAATGCCCAAAGAGAATGGGAAGAAAAGTTCAGAGAGAATAACAATGGCACACAG GATTCATGTGATCCAGGTATCCATTCGGATGTGACTGAAGAACGATACGAGACAAAATCACTCGAGCCGCCTGGTGCTGCTGCGACATTGGATTCTGACGATCAAGAAGTGAAGCAACAGGCAGCTGAACCTCCCCAGAATTCCAAAGGTTCACCACCTGCAGCAGACGACGAGAAGGGAAGCTTGCGGGATGACAAACACAACACCAGCATAGCTGCCCCCGAATCATCAGCATCCGAGTTTTCATTTCCCAAGACAGAGAAAAGTCTTGAAGATTTCTCAGGGAGAGCTGCCGATGAGGCATCCAGACACAGATCCCGACAATATATGTCCACAGAACAAGTGCCAGAAAAGACATCTCAGCCTTATGCAGGGAAAAACGTCCCTCTCTCAGGGGCTTCCTCATCCTTCGATCTTGCAGTCGTGCCTCAGGAAACTTCTACTAGTTTAGGATCTGTCCTGGAAGCACTCCAGCGTGCCAAACTATCACTGAACGAGAAACTCAGTAGCTCGCATCAGGTAGCAGAACGAATGTCTGGCAGAGTCATTCAACCTCCCAACGCCTACACAAACACGATGAATGGCTTCCAGATTCCCTTCGCAACCCCTGGCCTCTTCAGATTGCCAACAGATTATCAGTTTGAACCGACTGCTAGAGTCAATCCCGGCATTGGTCCACAACTAATTTTTGCCAATTTCACCGAACCATATGTGGAGCCAAGAAGTGATGTATCACGTGACCTACACCGCATGTACACTGCTCCAAGCAGAAGCTTTACTCCAGAAATAAGGTCTACTGCAGCTCCTCCGCATAGGTTTCTTAGCCAGCCTCGGCTTGGGGGAGGCGATCCCAGCCCTTCTACCTCAACGAACCATCTTGATCCTCGTGTCCCACCACCTCAAGAATTGTATCCGTTTTTCCCATACACCAATATTTCTTCAAACAAGGAAGAGATTTCAAGGACTTCACTGAACTCCGAGAAGGGGCTACCACCGTTCATACGCTTGTCTCCTTAA
- the LOC121811452 gene encoding uncharacterized protein LOC121811452 isoform X2, whose translation MEAYTSSEIESSPSTGRSLSWKSTRDSQHSVEKKKHIDPVRRRACFSSNGSSSRSGKSCRRIRRRHTRSVEELQNDGTEKTTHSKGSSNGSDGEAIASPETSGYANGENPPEKTVSGKSNGTQKVNGHHFGVPEKDKDMESALLHQAQLICRYEEEENAQREWEEKFRENNNGTQDSCDPGIHSDVTEERYETKSLEPPGAAATLDSDDQEVKQQAAEPPQNSKGSPPAADDEKGSLRDDKHNTSIAAPESSASEFSFPKTEKSLEDFSGRAADEASRHRSRQYMSTEQVPEKTSQPYAGKNVPLSGASSSFDLAVVPQETSTSLGSVLEALQRAKLSLNEKLSSSHQVAERMSGRVIQPPNAYTNTMNGFQIPFATPGLFRLPTDYQFEPTARVNPGIGPQLIFANFTEPYVEPRSDVSRDLHRMYTAPSRSFTPEIRSTAAPPHRFLSQPRLGGGDPSPSTSTNHLDPRVPPPQELYPFFPYTNISSNKEEISRTSLNSEKGLPPFIRLSP comes from the exons ATGGAGGCGTATACCAGTTCTGAAATTGAATCTTCTCCATCAACTGGTAGAAGCTTGTCCTGGAAAAGTACTCGAGATTCTCAGCATTCCGTTGAAAAGAAGAAACACATAGATCCCGTCAGAAGAAGAGCTTGTTTTTCATCTAACGGTTCGTCATCAAGGAGTGGAAAATCATGTCGTAGGATAAGGCGCAGACACACAAG ATCAGTAGAAGAGTTGCAGAATGACGGGACTGAGAAGACCACGCACTCCAAAGGCTCATCAAACGGTTCTGATGGCGAGGCCATTGCATCGCCAGAAACTTCTGGGTACGCTAATGGGGAAAACCCTCCGGAAAAAACAGTTTCCGGAAAAAGTAATGGAACCCAAAAAGTTAATGGCCACCATTTTGGTGTACCGGAAAAGGACAAAGACATGGAAAGTGCACTGTTGCATCAGGCGCAGCTCATTTGCCGATACGAAGAGGAGGAGAATGCCCAAAGAGAATGGGAAGAAAAGTTCAGAGAGAATAACAATGGCACACAG GATTCATGTGATCCAGGTATCCATTCGGATGTGACTGAAGAACGATACGAGACAAAATCACTCGAGCCGCCTGGTGCTGCTGCGACATTGGATTCTGACGATCAAGAAGTGAAGCAACAGGCAGCTGAACCTCCCCAGAATTCCAAAGGTTCACCACCTGCAGCAGACGACGAGAAGGGAAGCTTGCGGGATGACAAACACAACACCAGCATAGCTGCCCCCGAATCATCAGCATCCGAGTTTTCATTTCCCAAGACAGAGAAAAGTCTTGAAGATTTCTCAGGGAGAGCTGCCGATGAGGCATCCAGACACAGATCCCGACAATATATGTCCACAGAACAAGTGCCAGAAAAGACATCTCAGCCTTATGCAGGGAAAAACGTCCCTCTCTCAGGGGCTTCCTCATCCTTCGATCTTGCAGTCGTGCCTCAGGAAACTTCTACTAGTTTAGGATCTGTCCTGGAAGCACTCCAGCGTGCCAAACTATCACTGAACGAGAAACTCAGTAGCTCGCATCAGGTAGCAGAACGAATGTCTGGCAGAGTCATTCAACCTCCCAACGCCTACACAAACACGATGAATGGCTTCCAGATTCCCTTCGCAACCCCTGGCCTCTTCAGATTGCCAACAGATTATCAGTTTGAACCGACTGCTAGAGTCAATCCCGGCATTGGTCCACAACTAATTTTTGCCAATTTCACCGAACCATATGTGGAGCCAAGAAGTGATGTATCACGTGACCTACACCGCATGTACACTGCTCCAAGCAGAAGCTTTACTCCAGAAATAAGGTCTACTGCAGCTCCTCCGCATAGGTTTCTTAGCCAGCCTCGGCTTGGGGGAGGCGATCCCAGCCCTTCTACCTCAACGAACCATCTTGATCCTCGTGTCCCACCACCTCAAGAATTGTATCCGTTTTTCCCATACACCAATATTTCTTCAAACAAGGAAGAGATTTCAAGGACTTCACTGAACTCCGAGAAGGGGCTACCACCGTTCATACGCTTGTCTCCTTAA
- the LOC121811617 gene encoding uncharacterized protein LOC121811617, whose product MKKSLGVSIGSSGRSSAGDGEEDETSKTAIASYQARDEEIERRKMEVRGRLESQITRAEEEAKRLTQVWAELEELTDPMRKEVSNVRKRLEVANRDLKSLQQICQKKEKEYKEAMEAFQEKSNERSQLTTSLMELLNESEKFRMRKLEELSKIANLKA is encoded by the exons ATGAAGAAGAGTTTGGGAGTGAGCATTGGTAGCAGCGGCCGATCTTCGGCGGGCGACGGGGAGGAGGACGAGACGTCGAAAACGGCGATAGCGAGCTATCAAGCGAGGGATGAGGAGATCGAGAGGAGGAAAATGGAGGTGAGAGGGAGGCTTGAATCTCAGATCACCCGCGCAGAGGAAGAGGCCAAGCGTTTGACTCAAGTTTGGGCG GAACTTGAAGAGTTGACAGATCCAATGAGAAAAGAGGTGTCCAATGTTCGAAAAAGATTAGAAGTAGCTAATCGTGACCTCAAATCCCTTCAACAGATCTgccaaaaaaaa GAAAAAGAATATAAAGAAGCAATGGAGGCTTTTCAAGAAAAGAGCAATGAAAGATCCCAACTCACCACATCCCTTATGGAG CTGTTGAATGAAAGTGAGAAATTCAGAATGAGAAAGCTGGAAGAACTCAGCAAGATAGCCAACTTAAAGGCTTGA
- the LOC121811616 gene encoding protein GLUTELIN PRECURSOR ACCUMULATION 3-like, whose protein sequence is MKTHCWVRASDSDFTGPLPQPRSGHTAVNIGKSMIVFFGGLVDKKFLNDVTVYDIDNDMWFQPEFMGSGSDGNTGPSPRAFHVAVSIDCHMFIFGGRSGANRLGDFWVLDTDIWQWSQLTTFGDLPSPRDFAAASAVGNSKIVMLGGWDEKKWLSDVYVLDTFTLEWMELSVSGTIPPPRCGHSATMIEKRLLIYGGRGGGGPIMGDLWALKGLIKEENEPPGWTQLKLPGQAPSPRCGHTVASGGPYLMLFGGHGTGGWLSRYDVYYNDCVVLDRVSVQWKRLHIINEPPAARAYHSMNCVGSRYLLFGGFDGKSTYGDLWWLVPEDDPIAKRSGISSSEVVPERDTTMEEKESQREGDAITELQKRLQISGLLSTSVHIVDEMEDKELIQQALRVGGKDAVSNMQAVQALRDHWARSAPESITLKEISPLLHDYQRLITRHHIGKVGSNLELAGLGFAGKGAPFHFYHIKSASQLRLNDISSLLAEYKELLSSTNIS, encoded by the exons atgaagaCTCATTGCTGGGTTCGAGCTTCGGATTCTGATTTCACTGGCCCACTTCCCCAACCTCGAAG TGGGCACACAGCTGTGAACATCGGGAAGTCGATGATTGTATTCTTCGGTGGCCTTGTAGACAAGAAATTCCTAAATGACGTCACAGTTTATGACATCG ACAACGATATGTGGTTTCAACCAGAGTTTATGGGCAGTGGTTCGGATGGGAATACGGGGCCAAGTCCACGTGCTTTTCATGTTGCTGTTTCAATAGATTGCCACATGTTCATATTTGGTGGGAGGTCTGGTGCGAATAG GCTAGGTGATTTCTGGGTTCTGGATACCG ATATTTGGCAGTGGTCACAACTGACCACGTTTGGCGACTTGCCTTCACCTAGGGATTTTGCAGCTGCTTCGGCTGTTGGAAACAGTAAAATTGTGAT GCTTGGCGGCTGGGATGAGAAAAAGTGGCTCTCAGATGTCTATGTCCTAGACACAT TTACACTTGAGTGGATGGAGTTATCAGTTTCCGGGACGATACCTCCACCAAGATGTGGCCATTCTGCTACAATGATTGAAAAGCGGTTACTCATCTATGGTGGCAGAG GTGGTGGGGGTCCAATCATGGGTGATCTATGGGCTTTAAAAGGACTCATTAAAGAAG AGAATGAACCACCTGGGTGGACCCAATTAAAGCTACCGGGACAAGCTCCTTCACCCCGTTGTGGACACACTGTGGCTTCTGGAGGGCCTTAC CTTATGTTATTTGGAGGGCATGGAACTGGTGGTTGGTTGAGCCGTTATGATGTTTATTACAATGACTGTGTTGTTCTAGACAGGG TGTCTGTGCAATGGAAACGCTTGCATATTATCAATGAACCCCCGGCTGCTCGAGCATATCATTCTATGAACTGTGTTGGTTCTCGGTACCTCTTATTTGGTGGCTTTGATGGAAAATCAACTTATGGTGATCTATGGTGGCTTGTACCTGAAG ATGATCCTATTGCAAAGAGGTCTGGAATATCTTCTTCTGAAGTTGTTCCAGAAAGAGATACTACCATGGAAGAAAAG GAAAGCCAAAGAGAAGGAGATGCAATTACAGAGTTGCAGAAACGATTACAAATATCGGGTTTACTTTCAACTTCTGTGCACATTGTCGATGAAATGGAAGACAAAGAACTAATCCAACAAGCGTTAAGAGTTGGCGGTAAAGATGCTGTCAGTAATATGCAG GCTGTGCAAGCACTCCGAGACCACTGGGCGAGATCTGCTCCAGAATCCATAACGTTGAAGGAGATTTCCCCATTACTACATGATTACCAACGGCTGATTACCCGCCATCATAT AGGAAAGGTTGGATCTAATCTTGAGCTCGCGGGACTTGGTTTCGCTGGAAAAGGTGCACCATTTCACTTCTACCACATTAAATCTGCTTCTCAG TTGCGCCTGAACGACATCTCGAGTTTATTAGCAGAGTACAAAGAGCTTCTCTCATCTACAAATATAAGTTGA
- the LOC121742578 gene encoding pleiotropic drug resistance protein 2-like — translation MASPRTGEEKGAAAVRSLSRGSASRRISFASVSTKSWASASVREVFTAPGQDAFQRSGREYDDQDELMWAAIERLPTYDRTRKGILKQVMEDGKVVREEVDFANMGVQERKHLMDSILKTVDDDNERFLMRVRERTDRVGIDVPKVEVRYEHLSVDGDAYVGSRALPTLWNATLNTVEGIFEKIKLIPSKKKAIKILNDVSGIVRPSRMTLLLGPPGSGKTILLKALAGKLEEDLRVKGRITYCGHELSEFVPQRTCSYISQHDLHHGEMTVRETLDFSGRCLGVGTRYDLLVELSRREKQAGIKPDPEIDAFMKATAVAGQESSLVTDYVLKILGLDICADILVGDEMRRGISGGQKKRLTTGEFLVGPAKVFYMDEISTGLDSSTTFQIIKYMRQMVHVMDVTMIISLLQPAPETFELFDDIILLSEGQVVYQGPRENILEFFESAGFKCPDRKGVADFLQEVTSAKDQEQYWCKKDEPYQHVSVAEFVERFSTFHIGQRIFDELAVPYDKTKAHPAALVTEKYGISNMELLKANLSREWLLIKRNAFLYAFKTFQITVMSLITFTVFFRTEMKSGQLADGGKFYGALFFSLINVMFNGTAELALTVLRLPVFFKQRDALFYPAWAFSLPIWLLRIPISFMESFIWIILTYYTIGFAPGPDRFFRQFLAFLALHQMALSLFRFIAALGRTQVVANTLGTFTLLMVFVLGGFIIAKDDIEPWMIWGYYISPMMYGQNAVAINEFLDDRWSTPNTDPRFNEPTVGKVLLRMRGMFVEDYMFWVCVIALFAFSILFNVCFIVALTYLNPFGDSKSLIPDENANKKKSLSSHGSSTTSAGKEMATRNQSVGNSSAVDGSSKGMVLPFTPLSLAFEHVNYYVDMPAGMKKTGVEETRLQLLRDVSGAFRPGVLTALVGVSGAGKTTLMDVLAGRKTGGYIEGTISISGYPKNQSTFARVSGYCEQNDIHSPYVTVYESVVYSAWLRLSPDVDEETRMMFVEEVMDLIELNPLRNALVGLPGVDGLSTEQRKRLTIAVELVANPSIIFMDEPTSGLDARAAAIVMRTVRNTVDTGRTVVCTIHQPSIDIFEAFDELLLMKRGGQTIYGGPLGHHSRLLVEYFQSVPGVPEIKEGYNPATWMLDVSTPAMEAQLNVDFAEIYAKSELYRRNQELIKELSTPAPGSQDLHFPTEYAQSFSTQCRACFWKQHLSYWRNPQYNAIRFFMTTIIGIIFGIIFWNKGEEMSKQQDLMNLLGAMYSAVMFLGGTNTSAVQSVVAVERTVFYREKAAGMYSALPYAFAQVAIESIYVAVQTLVYSLILYSMIGFHWRADKFFWFYFFVFMCFIYFTSYGMMLVALTPNYMIAAIVMSFFLSFWNLFSGFLIPRTQIPIWWRWYYWASPVAWTIYGLITSQVGDKSDGMVVPGINDLVLVKDYLEEYLGFKYDFLGAVAAAHVAWAILFCLVFAYGIKFFNFQRR, via the exons ATGGCGTCGCCGCGTACTGGTGAAGAGAAGGGTGCTGCCGCGGTGAGGTCCCTGAGCCGTGGATCTGCCAGCAGGCGGATCAGCTTCGCCTCTGTGAGCACGAAGAGCTGGGCTTCGGCTAGTGTGAGGGAGGTTTTCACTGCCCCGGGGCAGGATGCTTTTCAGAGAAGTGGGAGGGAGTATGATGATCAGGATGAGCTTATGTGGGCAGCCATTGAGAGGCTGCCGACGTATGACCGGACGAGGAAGGGGATTTTAAAGCAAGTTATGGAAGATGGGAAGGTTGTGAGGGAAGAGGTTGATTTCGCCAACATGGGGGTTCAAGAAAGGAAGCATCTCATGGATAGTATACTTAAAACGGTTGATGATGATAATGAGAGGTTTCTTATGAGGGTGAGAGAGAGGACTGATCG GGTTGGAATTGATGTTCCAAAAGTAGAAGTTCGCTATGAGCATTTGTCCGTTGATGGAGATGCTTATGTTGGATCGAGGGCGCTTCCAACTCTGTGGAATGCTACACTGAATACGGTTGAG ggaattttcgaaaaaatcAAGCTCATTCCATCGAAGAAAAAGGCTATCAAGATACTGAATGATGTTAGTGGAATTGTGAGGCCTTCGAG GATGACACTGCTCCTCGGGCCTCCTGGCTCTGGGAAAACGATATTGCTCAAGGCTCTTGCTGGAAAGCTGGAGGAAGATCTCAGG GTGAAAGGAAGAATCACTTACTGTGGTCACGAGCTGTCAGAGTTCGTTCCTCAGAGGACTTGCTCGTATATCAGCCAGCACGACCTTCACCATGGGGAGATGACTGTCAGGGAGACGTTAGACTTTTCTGGGCGTTGCTTGGGAGTTGGAACCAGGTACGACCTCCTTGTAGAGCTGTCCAGGCGAGAAAAGCAGGCGGGAATTAAGCCCGACCCTGAGATAGATGCGTTCATGAAAGCCACTGCAGTTGCTGGCCAAGAATCGAGTCTAGTAACAGACTATGTTCTCAAG ATTCTTGGATTGGACATTTGTGCTGATATATTGGTGGGAGATGAGATGAGAAGGGGGATATCCGGTGGACAGAAGAAACGGCTCACAACTG GTGAGTTTTTGGTCGGGCCAGCGAAAGTTTTCTACATGGACGAGATCTCAACCGGTCTTGACAGCTCAACGACGTTCCAAATCATCAAGTACATGAGACAGATGGTTCATGTCATGGATGTGACTATGATAATTTCCCTCCTCCAGCCTGCACCAGAGACATTTGAGCTCTTTGATGACATTATCCTGCTTTCAGAAGGGCAGGTCGTCTACCAAGGCCCTCGCGAGAACATCCTCGAGTTCTTTGAGAGCGCTGGATTCAAGTGCCCGGACAGAAAGGGAGTGGCAGACTTTCTACAGGAAGTCACTTCAGCAAAGGATCAAGAGCAGTACTGGTGCAAGAAAGACGAACCTTATCAGCATGTCTCCGTGGCTGAGTTTGTGGAACGCTTCAGCACTTTCCACATCGGGCAGAGAATCTTTGACGAGCTTGCAGTCCCTTATGACAAAACTAAGGCCCATCCGGCTGCATTGGTCACTGAGAAGTATGGTATATCCAACATGGAGCTCTTGAAAGCCAACTTGTCGAGGGAGTGGCTTCTGATAAAGCGGAATGCTTTCTTGTACGCATTTAAGACGTTTCAGATAACTGTGATGTCACTAATCACCTTCACAGTGTTCTTTAGAACGGAGATGAAGTCTGGCCAGCTAGCTGATGGGGGGAAGTTTTACGGAGCACTGTTTTTCAGCTTGATCAACGTCATGTTTAATGGCACGGCTGAGCTTGCTCTTACTGTTCTTCGACTTCCAGTGTTCTTCAAACAAAGGGATGCTCTGTTTTACCCTGCTTGGGCCTTTTCTTTGCCAATTTGGCTTCTCAGAATCCCCATTTCGTTTATGGAATCATTCATATGGATTATTCTTACCTATTACACAATTGGATTTGCTCCTGGACCTGATAG GTTCTTCCGCCAGTTTCTGGCCTTTCTCGCGCTGCATCAGATGGCCTTATCGCTATTCAGATTCATTGCTGCACTTGGAAGAACACAGGTTGTTGCAAACACTTTGGGAACCTTCACTTTGCTAATGGTGTTTGTTCTTGGTGGTTTCATCATTGCAAAAG ACGACATTGAGCCATGGATGATCTGGGGCTATTACATTTCGCCTATGATGTACGGCCAGAACGCTGTAGCCATCAATGAGTTTCTGGATGACAGATGGAGCACT CCAAACACGGATCCGAGGTTTAATGAACCAACGGTTGGCAAAGTCCTTCTTAGGATGAGGGGCATGTTTGTCGAGGATTACATGTTCTGGGTATGCGTCATTGCTCTCTTCGCCTTCTCTATTCTCTTCAACGTCTGCTTCATCGTGGCGCTGACTTACCTCAACC CCTTTGGAGATTCGAAATCTCTTATCCCGGACGAGAATGCCAATAAGAAGAAGAGTCTTTCCTCTCATGGAAGCTCAACAACTTCTGCAGGAAAAGAGATGGCTACAAGGAATCAATCTGTTGGGAATAGCTCTGCTGTGGATGGATCCAGTAAAGGAATGGTGCTCCCCTTCACCCCGTTGTCACTAGCGTTCGAGCATGTGAACTACTACGTTGATATGCCCGCT GGAATGAAGAAGACCGGGGTTGAAGAGACGCGTCTGCAGTTGTTGAGAGACGTCAGTGGGGCGTTCAGGCCAGGTGTGCTCACAGCACTTGTCGGTGTTAGTGGGGCGGGCAAGACCACACTGATGGATGTCTTGGCCGGAAGGAAAACAGGCGGATACATTGAAGGAACCATCAGTATCTCCGGCTATCCCAAAAACCAATCAACTTTTGCCCGTGTCAGCGGTTACTGTGAGCAGAACGACATCCATTCCCCATACGTTACCGTCTATGAATCTGTCGTGTACTCTGCCTGGCTGCGTCTCTCTCCAGACGTGGACGAGGAAACGCGCATG ATGTTTGTTGAGGAAGTGATGGATTTGATTGAGTTGAACCCTCTGAGGAACGCCTTGGTTGGCCTTCCCGGAGTGGACGGTCTGTCGACCGAGCAGAGAAAGAGACTGACCATAGCAGTGGAGCTTGTTGCCAATCCATCCATAATCTTCATGGACGAGCCTACATCGGGCCTCGATGCACGAGCTGCTGCCATTGTGATGCGGACTGTGCGCAACACAGTTGATACCGGACGAACTGTCGTCTGCACCATCCACCAGCCTAGCATAGACATCTTTGAAGCCTTTGATGAG CTGTTGTTGATGAAGAGAGGAGGACAGACAATTTATGGAGGGCCTCTTGGCCATCACTCTCGCTTGTTGGTGGAATACTTTCAA TCTGTTCCTGGGGTGCCTGAGATCAAAGAAGGCTACAATCCAGCTACTTGGATGCTGGATGTCAGCACTCCTGCCATGGAAGCTCAACTCAACGTCGACTTTGCTGAAATCTATGCGAAATCCGAACTCTACCG GAGGAATCAAGAACTCATCAAAGAACTCAGCACTCCGGCCCCGGGATCACAAGATCTGCATTTCCCGACCGAATACGCGCAGTCGTTCTCCACCCAGTGCAGAGCTTGCTTCTGGAAGCAGCACTTGTCTTATTGGAGGAACCCTCAGTATAATGCCATCAGATTCTTCATGACAACGATCATCGGGATCATTTTCGGGATCATATTTTGGAACAAGGGGGAGGAAAT GTCGAAGCAGCAAGACCTGATGAACTTGCTCGGAGCCATGTACTCCGCAGTCATGTTCCTCGGTGGCACAAACACGTCCGCTGTCCAGTCCGTGGTGGCGGTGGAGAGGACCGTGTTCTACCGCGAGAAGGCAGCAGGGATGTACTCTGCATTGCCTTATGCATTCGCGCAG GTGGCGATCGAGTCGATCTATGTTGCGGTCCAGACGTTAGTCTACAGCTTGATCCTCTACTCGATGATCGGGTTCCATTGGCGCGCGGACAAGTTCTTCTGGTTCTATTTTTTCGTGTTCATGTGCTTCATCTACTTCACCTCGTACGGGATGATGCTCGTTGCCCTCACCCCGAACTACATGATCGCCGCCATTGTGATGTCGTTCTTCCTCAGCTTCTGGAATCTCTTCTCCGGCTTCCTAATCCCGAGAACG CAAATTCCTATATGGTGGAGGTGGTACTACTGGGCGTCCCCAGTGGCGTGGACGATATACGGGCTGATCACTTCGCAGGTGGGGGACAAGAGCGATGGCATGGTGGTGCCCGGGATCAATGATCTGGTACTGGTGAAAGACTATCTGGAGGAGTACCTAGGGTTCAAGTATGACTTCCTAGGTGCAGTTGCTGCAGCACATGTTGCCTGGGCGATCCTCTTCTGTCTCGTTTTCGCCTACGGGATTAAGTTCTTCAACTTCCAAAGGAGGTGA